The genomic interval CTCCGATTTCAGGGCCTATGTGTAGATATATGCCGGCATCGGCCTCTCTGGCAATGCTACTCCCGACGACATTACAAATAGCAAGTACTTTTGCACCTTTATTTTTTGCCTCCCTCATAGCCGCCAGGGTATCGGCGGTTTCTCCCGACTGGCTTATTGCCATTACCAGTGTATCTTTTTCGATTATAGGATTGCGATATCTGAATTCAGAGGCATATTCAACTTCAACCGGTATTCGTGCAAGCTCTTCCAGCATGTATTCTCCTACCAGACCTGCATGCCATGATGTGCCGCAGGCAATGACCACAATGCGTTTAACTGCAAGAAGGTCTTTTTCACAATGGGAAAGTCCGCCCAGTTTTATAGGGGCTTTGCCACCATCTACCCTTCCCCTCATAAGATTTTGAAGCGCCTGCGGTTGTTCGTGAATCTCCTTCAGCATAAAGTGTTGGAAACCGGATTTTTCAATCATATCCATGTTCCAGAGCACTTCTTCGATCTTTTTCAACGACGTGATGTTTTCGATGGTCTTTGTCTCGTAGTTATCAGGGGTGATAATCGCAACCTCAAGATCGTCCAGATAGATAACATTTCTCGTATGTTCCAGCGTAGCCGAGACGTCCGACGTGATGAAATATTCATTATCGCCGATTCCAATAATCAATGGAGAACCTTTTCTCGCAGCCACTATTTTCCCCGGATCCTTCGTGGATATAACGGCAATGCCGTACGTTCCCTCAATCATCTTGACGGCGCTCATTACGGCTTCTTCCAGGTTGTTGGTTAGATTTTCTTCAATTAAATGCGCCAGCACTTCTGTATCTGTCTGACTTTTAAATATGTGCCCTCTTTTTTCTAAATAAGAGGTTAAATAGTCGTAATTTTCAATAATGCCATTGTGCACAACAGCAATTTCACAACGGCAATCCATGTGTGGGTGCGCGTTTTCAACCGTAGGCGCACCATGGGTTGCCCATCTGGTATGGACAATACCCATATTTGCAATGATAGGATTCGTATTCAGTTTATGTTCAAGTTCGACAACCTCTCCTATGGCCTTCTCGTATCGCAATGTGCCGTTTTCAATACATGCGATACCGGAAGAATCGTATCCGCGATATTCGAGTCGTTTAATGCCATCCAAAAGCACCTTTCCGGCTTCTTTGTTTCCAATATATCCTACAATTCCACACATATATGGTTATTCCTTTCGCTTAATAACTATTTTCTATCTATTAAAGACTCTTACTTGCCGGAACTGTTTTTTGTGGAACCGGCAATAGTTGAAATATATCAACATTGCATTTCAAATTCGCCTGTTCAGATTTTACTACGGGTTTTTTGTATACTTTTTTTGTTTTTTTTGTTTTGTCCATGTTGGTACTTATTAAGGCAAAACTTATTTATAAACGATTAAGTTTTTAACAGAAAGGTCTTCCAGAAAACATAACACATCAAAACACGCAGCATTTGCATCCACCTGATACTCATTACATAGTTTTTCCGCTATTTCTCTGACCGTAAATACGCCATTACACATATTCCATATTTCAGCCCCTACATCATTCAGTTGATGAAGCCATTGGCCATCCTCAGAAAAAAGGACAGTATCACCACCTACCTTCCTCCAAAAGCACTTATTTTCGTTTCGGCAAGGAACCTTATTTTTATTGTCCAAAATGATGCGCATGTGTTTCGCCATAAGCCTTATTATCAACAAACTATTCTAACGGATTACCTCGTTTGTGAATACTGCGTGGTATCCGTTGTGCCGGCATATTCCAATTGAAAGATTTTGTTCCGGGCGTATTTAATATTCCTATACTTAATTTCATACACCGCAGTACAATCCACTATACTGCTTATTATTCTTAATTTTTCCGAGAAAAGGTTTTTATTATCAATACCGTTTAAATCACATGGATAGATATTGTTCATAAGGGCAACTGCAACCTCCTTGCCGCTTAATTTTTTAAATGAATTATTTGCATCCGTACCTAATAAAATAACTGCCTCTAACGGTGCAATCTTACTATTTTGTTTTGTAATCTCTGTTTTCACGGGAAACTGAGAAATGTAATATGAGCCTTTTTCTTCCGTAGCTACGATTAATTCATCCGAAAGGATTTCCGCCTCGTGAGTAAACAGGCTTGATATAATCGTTTTATTATCGCCGGATTTCTCTACAAGAAGAAATCCTCTTCCATCCGTCACTACGCCTGCCGCAGGGATGAAAAAATCATTTGCACCCTTTCCGTTGTGTATGCCTTTCTTAAAAAATCCCTCATAAATGCAACGACACATATACTCCACAACAGATAGCTTCCCGGCAGTGGGGATAAATACCCTTTTTTCCGCTTCAGAGGAATTTATACAATAATATTTTTCCTGCTTATAATTTATTTCTTCCCCATCATTATACAATCTGTTGCTCTCCTGATATCCGAATATAAACCGGCAGTCATTTTGACCATTCATTTCAGAGAAATGGAAATATTTTTGCGCTTCTTCCTCGAGTTCTTTGTTCAAAAATGAAAAGGCTAAACACATTTTCCCAATGTTCAATGTTAATCCGCCATTATTCCCGACAGGCCTTTGGTATCCACGCCGTTCAAGAGGCAATACATATTTTTTCAGCAT from Candidatus Kuenenia stuttgartiensis carries:
- a CDS encoding PqqD family protein; the protein is MRIILDNKNKVPCRNENKCFWRKVGGDTVLFSEDGQWLHQLNDVGAEIWNMCNGVFTVREIAEKLCNEYQVDANAACFDVLCFLEDLSVKNLIVYK
- the glmS gene encoding glutamine--fructose-6-phosphate transaminase (isomerizing) codes for the protein MCGIVGYIGNKEAGKVLLDGIKRLEYRGYDSSGIACIENGTLRYEKAIGEVVELEHKLNTNPIIANMGIVHTRWATHGAPTVENAHPHMDCRCEIAVVHNGIIENYDYLTSYLEKRGHIFKSQTDTEVLAHLIEENLTNNLEEAVMSAVKMIEGTYGIAVISTKDPGKIVAARKGSPLIIGIGDNEYFITSDVSATLEHTRNVIYLDDLEVAIITPDNYETKTIENITSLKKIEEVLWNMDMIEKSGFQHFMLKEIHEQPQALQNLMRGRVDGGKAPIKLGGLSHCEKDLLAVKRIVVIACGTSWHAGLVGEYMLEELARIPVEVEYASEFRYRNPIIEKDTLVMAISQSGETADTLAAMREAKNKGAKVLAICNVVGSSIAREADAGIYLHIGPEIGVASTKAFTAQVAAFYLFALHILLLRHKTDPKVPEMITAINSIPGKIQKILDREEEIREMADAYKDKNHALYLGRGFNYPVALEGALKLKEISYIHAQGYPAAEMKHGPIALIDENMPVIVIATKDATYGKILNNIEEVKSRKGRVIAIATEGDEQIQGKADHVVYIPDAPAVLTPLLSVIPLQLLAYHMAVMRGCNVDKPRNLAKSVTVE